AGGTCTCAAAAATGTCAAATTCGGTAAGTATTTTTATTACTGGCTCTTAATCTTCCGCAGGAGAACCCGCCTGCCGCTGTTTAAATTTCTGGCTTTGCGCCACAAGGAACTCAATTAACATCATCTCGTTCTCAGGTTGCAGCATTTGGTCGGTAAGGCCGTTATCTGCAGCAAAATATATGAACTCTTCTATCTTTTCTTCGGAAATATTCAGCTGTTCCTTGAAAAATTCATCATCATGCAGCCTTAGAATCTGTTCATCAAGATCATCGTCACCGCCCAGGGTTGTGGTCACATCACGGGAGGTAAAAATGTTCCGGAAGATATTGGCAAAGTCCATCCCGCTGTAAATCATTCCGCTGCGCATGGCTGCATTGGGGGGAGAAACCAGCGAATCGGGTCGAAAAGTGTGATTATACGGATTAATTTCTGCGGCCGATTTTGTAGGAAGATCGGTTGGGGTCACAGGAATGATCTTTACATCTACCTCTACATTTCCCGAAAGGTCATAAGGGCTCACCACAACTTCGGGTAGTTCGGTAACAGCTTCTGAAAGAAAAACGTTGAGCTGCCGGTTTTGAACCACCCCTTTGTCTACCACTACCGAGAAATCCTGAAATTGCAGGGCCGAAAACTGCAAAGTATCCCCGGCTGTTACCCGAATAGTGAAATTGCCATTGTCATTGACCACGGTGGCACTTTTGGCAGTTCGGTTCACTACGGTAATACCTTTTGGGCTCTCCCCAACAGGCGGCGTAACACTTCCGTTAATTTGCACTCTGTCCTGGGACAGCACTGTGCACGAAATAAAGAAAATAAGACAGGATAATAATGATTTCATAGTGCTGGTTTTCTTAAAGGAACAAAATCTAATCTTTATAAAAATTTAATTCGCGACTAAACTTTCGTTAAATATCTCTTCCGCAGAGAGAATCGCTGTTACTGCTCAAAATGCCTCTCTCCAGCCTTTTCTTCTCGATTTTATTCGACTTTCCCTACAGAATTGGCCAAATTTTAGAATCTCCCTGTGCCATATTTTTTAATTTTACATCAACTACTAAAAAGCCCGCATGAAAAATCTCGTTCTTGCCAGTACTTCTACCCTGCACGGCCAGGAATATCTTGAATATTTGCTGCCCCTCATAAAAAGCCATTTTAGGGACTGCAGTAAAATTTTGTTTATCCCCTATGCCCGCCCCGGCGGGATCTCCCATGAAGATTATACTGCAACAGCCGGAAAAGCCTTTGAAAAAGCCGGACTCCAGGTTCACGGAATCCACGAATTTGATTCTCCTCATGAAGCTGTGAAACAAGCTGACGGCTTCTTTACCGGTGGCGGAAATACTTTTCTGCTTGTCCAGCAACTTTACAGGAACGACCTGCTTCCTGCGCTTAAAGAGGCCATAAATAAAGGGGTGGCCTATTTAGGTACGAGCGCCGGAACCAACATTGCCGGCCTAAGCATGAAGACCACTAACGATATGCCTATAGTTTACCCGCCTTCCTTCAATACCCTGGGCATTGTACCCTTCAACATCAACCCGCATTACCTTGATCCCGATCCTGCTTCAACCCATAAA
This Salinimicrobium tongyeongense DNA region includes the following protein-coding sequences:
- a CDS encoding carboxypeptidase-like regulatory domain-containing protein, with protein sequence MKSLLSCLIFFISCTVLSQDRVQINGSVTPPVGESPKGITVVNRTAKSATVVNDNGNFTIRVTAGDTLQFSALQFQDFSVVVDKGVVQNRQLNVFLSEAVTELPEVVVSPYDLSGNVEVDVKIIPVTPTDLPTKSAAEINPYNHTFRPDSLVSPPNAAMRSGMIYSGMDFANIFRNIFTSRDVTTTLGGDDDLDEQILRLHDDEFFKEQLNISEEKIEEFIYFAADNGLTDQMLQPENEMMLIEFLVAQSQKFKQRQAGSPAED
- the pepE gene encoding dipeptidase PepE, encoding MKNLVLASTSTLHGQEYLEYLLPLIKSHFRDCSKILFIPYARPGGISHEDYTATAGKAFEKAGLQVHGIHEFDSPHEAVKQADGFFTGGGNTFLLVQQLYRNDLLPALKEAINKGVAYLGTSAGTNIAGLSMKTTNDMPIVYPPSFNTLGIVPFNINPHYLDPDPASTHKGETRETRIREFHSHNPQPVVGLREGSWLEVKGKNIKLKGDLTARIFEAGKEAFEVEPETLLNDLN